One Leptospira terpstrae serovar Hualin str. LT 11-33 = ATCC 700639 genomic region harbors:
- the ung gene encoding uracil-DNA glycosylase — MKDVQIEPGWKEVLQSEFEKPYFAKLREWVKEEYKSKIIYPPAKLIFNAFDSCPFDNVKVVILGQDPYHGPGQAHGLCFSVNDGVPFPPSLQNIFKEIADDLQKPIPKSGNLTHLANQGVLLLNATLTVQKDKAGSHQNKGWEEFTDAAIRILAEKKTNIVFLLWGSFAGKKETLIPPNKHLVLKSAHPSPLSAYRGFLGNKHFSKTNEYLISQGKEPIDW; from the coding sequence TTGAAAGACGTACAAATTGAACCTGGATGGAAAGAAGTCCTACAATCGGAATTTGAAAAACCTTATTTTGCTAAATTACGAGAATGGGTAAAGGAAGAATACAAATCCAAAATCATTTACCCTCCCGCAAAATTAATCTTCAATGCCTTTGACTCTTGCCCTTTTGACAATGTAAAAGTAGTCATCCTCGGACAAGACCCTTACCATGGACCAGGACAAGCCCATGGCCTTTGTTTTTCTGTAAACGATGGAGTTCCGTTTCCCCCTTCACTACAAAATATCTTCAAAGAAATTGCCGATGATCTGCAAAAACCCATTCCAAAGTCGGGAAACTTAACCCATTTAGCAAACCAAGGAGTACTCCTTTTGAATGCGACTCTCACTGTTCAAAAGGACAAAGCAGGATCTCATCAAAACAAAGGTTGGGAAGAGTTTACCGATGCTGCTATTCGAATATTAGCAGAAAAAAAAACAAACATCGTATTTTTATTATGGGGATCCTTTGCCGGGAAAAAAGAAACACTAATTCCACCAAACAAACATTTGGTTTTAAAATCAGCACATCCATCCCCTCTTTCCGCTTACCGAGGATTTTTAGGAAACAAACATTTTTCAAAAACTAACGAATACTTAATTTCACAAGGAAAAGAACCCATTGACTGGTAA
- a CDS encoding cyclic nucleotide-binding domain-containing protein has translation MQLPLWKSILKRDENPITEISHFLRETAIFEGMSRRTLREVARLIHKRKYYAGETIFYQGQAGTGVYLILQGKVEIFSEREGVTLKLAELEKGAFFGELALFQDFPRSATAVALVDSILLGFFQPELKTLLETKPRVGNDLLLSFASIIADRLRKTNDTLEAAYFKSKKNKTK, from the coding sequence ATGCAACTTCCCCTTTGGAAATCCATTCTCAAACGTGACGAAAATCCGATAACGGAGATTTCACATTTTTTACGCGAAACTGCTATCTTCGAAGGTATGTCTCGCAGGACTTTACGTGAAGTCGCGAGGCTGATTCACAAACGTAAGTATTATGCTGGCGAAACCATTTTCTACCAAGGGCAAGCTGGAACCGGTGTGTATTTGATCTTACAAGGTAAGGTGGAAATTTTTTCCGAAAGAGAAGGAGTAACCTTAAAGCTCGCCGAACTAGAGAAAGGTGCTTTTTTTGGTGAACTTGCCCTCTTCCAGGATTTTCCAAGGTCTGCAACTGCAGTTGCCCTCGTAGATTCTATTCTACTCGGTTTTTTCCAACCAGAATTAAAAACTCTTTTAGAAACGAAACCAAGAGTTGGAAACGATCTTCTCCTCAGTTTTGCATCAATCATTGCAGATAGACTTCGCAAAACAAACGATACATTAGAAGCGGCTTACTTCAAAAGTAAAAAAAATAAAACCAAATGA
- a CDS encoding AI-2E family transporter, with the protein MNLKEFNLSSLILRSAFFGLIALTVLIGVVGVKFLAIPLLISGIHFYIFHGIVDYFESRGIHRAITIIFIFTILIAGAYWFLAFYLPNLFEKAQPIVSEWSMKMDDPNFQLLDFNKLPVVSQNPELWKKIIHPEEVAKMATTNLEEFLRSLVVMIPTFISWMIIIPIISFFLLLDANLIYKTVISFIPNRFFEMFLMVFYRMNQQITSYLKSLVIQCGIMAIVASIGFYIVGVKFFILFGVFLGVANSIPYLGPLVGAIPPILFSILFPEMSPSIGSIASVVVVAQLVDNAIVQPVVIANAVSLHPLAILIGIAVGGNFFGIFGMLLAIPVLSILKVTIGILYHALKEHQII; encoded by the coding sequence ATGAATTTAAAAGAATTCAATCTATCATCTCTTATCTTAAGAAGTGCTTTTTTTGGTCTCATCGCACTAACTGTTTTGATTGGAGTTGTGGGAGTCAAATTTTTGGCCATCCCGCTACTTATTTCAGGAATCCATTTTTATATCTTCCATGGGATTGTGGATTATTTTGAATCAAGAGGAATTCATAGAGCCATTACAATCATTTTCATTTTTACAATTCTGATTGCTGGTGCTTATTGGTTTTTAGCTTTTTATTTACCCAACCTTTTCGAAAAAGCTCAGCCAATTGTTTCAGAATGGTCTATGAAGATGGATGATCCCAACTTTCAGTTGTTAGATTTCAATAAACTTCCCGTTGTTTCTCAAAATCCAGAGTTATGGAAAAAAATCATTCATCCAGAAGAAGTCGCAAAAATGGCCACAACCAATTTGGAGGAATTTCTGCGAAGTCTCGTTGTAATGATCCCAACATTTATTAGTTGGATGATTATCATTCCAATCATCAGTTTCTTTTTGTTATTAGATGCAAATTTAATTTATAAAACAGTAATCAGTTTTATTCCCAACAGATTTTTTGAAATGTTTCTGATGGTTTTTTATAGAATGAACCAACAGATAACAAGTTACTTAAAAAGTTTAGTGATTCAATGCGGGATTATGGCAATTGTTGCTTCCATTGGTTTTTATATCGTGGGAGTTAAATTTTTTATTCTTTTTGGAGTGTTTTTAGGAGTAGCCAATTCTATCCCTTATCTTGGCCCATTAGTAGGAGCCATTCCACCAATTCTATTTTCTATCCTCTTTCCCGAGATGTCACCGTCTATTGGTTCCATCGCCTCTGTCGTCGTTGTTGCTCAATTAGTGGATAATGCCATAGTGCAACCAGTGGTGATCGCTAACGCAGTTTCTCTCCATCCTTTGGCAATTTTAATTGGGATTGCTGTGGGAGGAAATTTCTTTGGTATTTTTGGGATGTTATTAGCCATTCCAGTATTATCTATTCTCAAAGTAACGATTGGAATTTTATACCACGCACTAAAAGAACACCAAATCATTTAA
- the carA gene encoding glutamine-hydrolyzing carbamoyl-phosphate synthase small subunit: MQAFLVLANGTVMKGRSFGANKNSIGEVVFNTSMAGYQEIITDPSYKGQLVTLTYPMIGNYGINPDDMESDRIQASGLIVKEYVKRPSNFQSKETLSEFLIRFGVPAIEGIDTRKLTRMIRNSGAMSCGIFISETYEDSFLEAVKNAPSMEGQDLAQVVTCEKPYEYGAHSPSKFKLAVYDFGIKRNILKLLDAAGFNVHVYPAKTKAEDLLKEGFDAYFLSNGPGDPAPLDYAIASAKAIMEAKKPLFGICLGHQIIGLALGKKTAKLKFGHRGGNHPVRNEETGKIEITSQNHGFHVLGESTSEMPITRINLFDQTVAGLKIAGLPVMAVQYHPEACPGPHDSAYHFQEFYTMVESSKS, from the coding sequence ATGCAGGCTTTTTTAGTTTTAGCAAACGGAACGGTCATGAAGGGCCGATCCTTCGGTGCAAATAAGAATTCCATTGGTGAGGTGGTCTTTAACACCTCTATGGCAGGTTATCAGGAAATCATTACTGATCCCTCCTACAAAGGCCAACTGGTGACCCTCACTTATCCCATGATTGGGAATTACGGTATCAATCCAGACGATATGGAATCCGATCGGATCCAAGCTTCGGGTCTGATTGTCAAAGAATACGTGAAACGACCTTCCAACTTCCAATCCAAAGAAACACTAAGTGAGTTTTTAATTCGGTTTGGGGTCCCTGCCATTGAAGGAATCGATACCCGTAAACTAACGCGCATGATACGCAATTCAGGTGCCATGTCTTGTGGTATTTTTATCAGCGAAACTTATGAAGATTCCTTTCTCGAGGCAGTAAAAAACGCTCCATCCATGGAAGGACAAGACTTAGCCCAAGTTGTCACGTGTGAAAAACCGTATGAATACGGAGCACATTCTCCTAGTAAATTCAAACTGGCGGTCTACGACTTCGGGATCAAACGCAATATACTAAAACTTTTGGATGCAGCCGGATTCAATGTCCATGTTTATCCTGCAAAAACAAAGGCGGAAGATTTACTGAAAGAAGGTTTTGATGCCTATTTCCTTTCTAATGGTCCAGGTGATCCTGCTCCATTAGATTATGCCATTGCTTCAGCAAAGGCCATTATGGAGGCAAAAAAGCCACTCTTTGGAATTTGTTTAGGCCACCAAATCATAGGCCTTGCTCTTGGGAAAAAGACAGCCAAACTTAAGTTTGGTCACCGTGGTGGGAACCATCCTGTCCGAAACGAAGAAACAGGGAAAATTGAAATCACATCCCAAAACCATGGGTTTCATGTATTAGGTGAATCAACTAGTGAGATGCCAATCACGAGGATCAATTTATTTGACCAAACGGTAGCCGGTCTAAAAATCGCAGGCCTTCCTGTGATGGCAGTCCAATACCACCCAGAAGCATGCCCTGGTCCCCATGACTCAGCCTATCATTTCCAAGAATTTTATACTATGGTAGAATCCTCTAAATCGTAA
- a CDS encoding DMT family transporter, which produces MTGNEKKGYFFVFLTGVFFALEVIGFKEIFRNYNIEPEIAALFGVGFAFIIVTPYFLTSKRRRSKVIITVRRDGIVLTLGTISNAFGIVLYYYALKQTDLGPAAILIKTTVLYNVMLGVLFLGERLKQIEIFGIAIAILGIYMISTLEGQIKIISAFCILLSAFLFAIQSYMIKKYVPEILGLEYAYLRLLLLSVFFFLYSLWIGSFQIPDISIIVILGLFSLLGYFLGRAFYFEAHNYLPISKLNATLLIEPIFLMFVGILFMKEPIDSQKLAGAGIILTGLYLIVFHRQKAKP; this is translated from the coding sequence TTGACTGGTAACGAAAAAAAAGGGTATTTCTTTGTATTTTTGACAGGAGTATTTTTTGCTCTTGAAGTCATTGGATTTAAAGAAATTTTTCGAAACTACAATATAGAGCCAGAGATTGCTGCGCTCTTTGGAGTTGGATTTGCTTTTATCATTGTCACTCCCTACTTTCTAACCTCTAAAAGAAGAAGATCCAAGGTAATCATCACTGTCAGGCGAGATGGAATTGTTCTTACGTTGGGAACCATCTCCAATGCCTTTGGAATTGTTTTGTATTACTACGCTCTAAAACAAACTGATTTAGGACCAGCAGCGATCCTTATCAAAACTACTGTATTATATAATGTAATGCTCGGAGTTTTATTCCTTGGAGAAAGACTAAAGCAAATAGAAATTTTTGGTATCGCTATTGCGATTCTCGGAATTTATATGATCTCCACATTAGAAGGACAAATCAAAATTATATCTGCCTTTTGTATTTTACTCAGTGCCTTTCTATTTGCGATTCAAAGTTATATGATTAAAAAATATGTTCCCGAAATTTTAGGTCTAGAATATGCATACTTACGTCTTTTACTATTAAGTGTATTTTTCTTTCTTTATTCATTGTGGATCGGAAGTTTTCAAATTCCAGATATTTCTATCATTGTGATCCTTGGGTTATTTTCATTACTTGGATATTTTTTAGGAAGAGCATTCTACTTTGAAGCGCATAATTATCTGCCCATTAGTAAACTGAATGCAACACTTCTGATCGAACCTATATTTTTAATGTTTGTGGGAATTCTTTTTATGAAGGAACCTATTGACAGTCAAAAACTTGCTGGTGCAGGAATCATTCTCACTGGACTATATCTAATTGTATTTCACAGACAAAAGGCAAAACCATGA
- a CDS encoding porin OmpL1 has translation MLKSLRFGMMGFLLLCLAGSLSAQSGPRSYFMIGLGAQFDLAQLGGTITKDGLDSRNPQLSSTGQPTGSLQKAIYSENTLISLKRTTGGAVGAKTNGAMVGGNVNVGYEKEGIFGINSLFWRINVNYTTKIAGGDTSSTVMGYKWLDQEWHYTAWTVPTYLGIKLYNAANDTAVYVGAGVNYFQGWWGVSGTINNPGLQTFAPGLLGPGGSLLSDAPNPGIHKENVRFGASGIGLNWLVGAQTKITDKGHLFFELETILSAGMGVGGVQSIGGASALAPWVAYPVVIGGQTYRVGYKIEI, from the coding sequence ATGCTGAAATCTCTACGTTTTGGAATGATGGGGTTCTTACTTTTGTGCTTAGCTGGTAGCTTAAGCGCACAATCTGGTCCTCGTTCTTATTTTATGATCGGTCTTGGAGCACAATTTGACCTTGCTCAACTCGGTGGAACCATTACAAAAGATGGTCTCGATTCAAGAAACCCACAGTTATCCTCTACAGGTCAACCTACTGGTTCCCTTCAAAAAGCAATTTATTCAGAAAACACTCTGATCAGCTTAAAGAGAACTACTGGTGGTGCTGTTGGAGCAAAAACTAATGGCGCAATGGTGGGTGGTAACGTTAACGTAGGTTATGAAAAAGAAGGGATCTTTGGAATCAATAGCCTTTTTTGGAGAATCAACGTAAACTACACTACCAAAATCGCTGGTGGTGATACTTCTTCTACAGTTATGGGTTACAAATGGTTAGACCAAGAGTGGCATTACACTGCTTGGACTGTTCCAACTTACCTAGGTATCAAACTTTACAACGCTGCTAACGACACTGCTGTTTACGTTGGTGCTGGTGTGAACTACTTCCAAGGATGGTGGGGAGTTTCTGGAACTATCAACAACCCAGGACTTCAAACTTTTGCTCCGGGACTTCTTGGACCAGGAGGATCTTTACTTAGTGATGCTCCAAACCCAGGAATTCATAAAGAAAACGTTCGTTTCGGCGCAAGCGGAATCGGCTTAAACTGGTTAGTGGGTGCGCAAACAAAAATCACTGACAAAGGTCACCTTTTCTTTGAACTCGAAACTATCCTTTCCGCAGGAATGGGAGTGGGTGGAGTTCAATCTATCGGTGGAGCTTCTGCTCTTGCTCCTTGGGTTGCTTACCCAGTGGTTATCGGTGGACAAACTTACCGCGTAGGTTACAAAATCGAGATTTAA
- a CDS encoding DMT family transporter, which produces MSRIFTPELFLVIAAILWGGTFVVIKLALDSVPPFLFLAVRFWLAGIITLLLYRKTLFSKENRRWDYILPAFFVACSALLGYAFQTIGLVYTTATQSGFMTGAYVIFVPLLQIVIERKLPSLRTWVAVLIVVIGLFLISQNGKSYEEITKTVGFGYGDGLTLIGAFFFAIYIILIDIFSKKIPTQILVSFEILLIAIVSTTLFPVESIFLNQQISIQFDLKFWIGILYTSIFATIFTTQIQARYQKAVPPARAGLLYSLEPVFSFFLAYLVLGERLEMVGAVGSGLTLFGIVFSEMGKWNKREE; this is translated from the coding sequence ATGTCCAGGATCTTCACTCCGGAACTCTTTTTGGTGATTGCGGCCATTCTTTGGGGTGGAACCTTTGTGGTCATCAAACTTGCACTCGATTCGGTGCCTCCCTTCTTATTTTTAGCGGTCCGATTTTGGTTAGCTGGAATCATTACCTTACTCCTCTACCGTAAGACTTTGTTTTCAAAAGAAAACCGAAGGTGGGATTACATTCTTCCAGCCTTCTTTGTGGCATGTTCTGCTCTTTTGGGATATGCTTTCCAAACCATAGGTCTTGTGTATACCACTGCGACACAGTCGGGGTTTATGACCGGTGCTTATGTAATATTTGTACCTTTGTTACAAATAGTTATCGAACGAAAGTTACCATCACTTCGCACTTGGGTTGCTGTTTTGATTGTAGTGATTGGTTTGTTTTTGATTTCACAAAATGGAAAGTCTTACGAAGAGATCACTAAGACAGTTGGATTTGGTTATGGTGATGGACTGACATTGATAGGCGCTTTTTTCTTTGCTATTTACATCATCCTTATTGATATTTTTAGTAAAAAAATTCCTACACAGATTCTCGTTTCTTTTGAGATTTTGCTGATTGCGATTGTATCTACTACCTTATTTCCTGTTGAATCTATTTTTTTAAACCAACAAATTTCCATTCAGTTTGATTTGAAGTTTTGGATCGGAATTTTATATACTTCTATCTTTGCTACGATATTCACAACTCAGATTCAAGCTAGATACCAAAAAGCTGTTCCACCGGCAAGAGCGGGACTACTCTATAGTTTGGAGCCTGTTTTTTCTTTCTTTCTCGCTTATTTAGTATTAGGTGAGAGATTGGAAATGGTAGGAGCCGTTGGCTCCGGACTTACCCTTTTCGGAATTGTATTTTCAGAAATGGGTAAGTGGAACAAACGAGAAGAATAA
- a CDS encoding 4a-hydroxytetrahydrobiopterin dehydratase, which translates to MRELPKILTDLEIQNLLQTEDDWKLETNEGISFFTFYKEFKNFNEAFVFITKLALVSEKLDHHAEIWNEYNKVRLKLFTHETNSLTTKDKDWITQVMV; encoded by the coding sequence ATGAGAGAACTTCCAAAAATCCTCACTGATTTAGAAATCCAAAATTTACTTCAAACGGAAGATGATTGGAAACTAGAAACCAACGAAGGAATTTCTTTTTTTACTTTTTACAAAGAATTTAAAAACTTTAATGAGGCTTTTGTTTTCATCACAAAACTAGCATTAGTTTCAGAAAAATTAGACCACCACGCAGAAATTTGGAATGAATACAACAAGGTTCGTCTGAAACTGTTCACCCATGAAACAAACTCCCTTACAACAAAAGATAAAGATTGGATCACCCAAGTAATGGTATAA
- a CDS encoding DUF5808 domain-containing protein, with translation MSYNEDKNFWGIPYGTEITAEAFVKDIWDPSTEEILTPKQFFGLGWGINLHALGRRVGVIK, from the coding sequence ATGTCATACAACGAAGATAAAAATTTTTGGGGAATCCCATACGGAACCGAAATCACTGCAGAAGCATTTGTAAAAGACATTTGGGATCCAAGTACTGAAGAAATTCTAACACCAAAACAATTTTTTGGTCTTGGTTGGGGAATCAACCTACATGCCCTGGGACGTAGAGTGGGCGTGATCAAATAG
- a CDS encoding MBOAT family O-acyltransferase, which produces MLFNSISFLSHFVFFYLIYYFVSDRIRKHLLLLFGIYFYSQWNLNATVLLLISVVFNYSLARYLSSIVSSKRKIFFVFGVTSNLLYLGVFKYFVFAWELFSDLKIGFGFPGLEWKPEILLPIGISFYTFHNISYLIEVYDGRILPCKNFFTFAIYDLFFPLLLLGPIERPGNLIPQIESKQTIASENIWNGVSLFIWGVFIKSTIADPFSRYVEIHALSFETLEPGILWVVAPVIAFQVYADFFGYSLCAMGLAEMMGFRLMNNFKRPFFSSNPSEFWSKWHISLSTWLRDYVYIRLGGNRHGFFRENANLMIVWFLAGIWHGAGYGFVIWGVYLGLCLVLYRCLKQYGFVKENSRLQSILGTILTFYTFSLGLLLFRIHSPSETKLIIGNLSHLPEISSIPLMILLTSIPLLAFDFWQERLQTERPTFFISSKPYPFLLMFFILFLWFSLFSPFGKQDFFYFQF; this is translated from the coding sequence GTGTTATTTAACTCCATTTCCTTTCTCTCTCATTTTGTATTTTTTTATCTAATCTATTATTTTGTTTCGGATAGGATCAGAAAACATTTACTTTTGCTTTTCGGAATTTATTTCTATTCACAATGGAATTTGAATGCAACAGTATTATTGTTAATCTCAGTAGTATTTAATTATAGTTTGGCGCGATATCTTTCTTCAATTGTAAGTAGTAAACGTAAAATTTTTTTTGTATTCGGTGTAACTTCCAATTTGTTGTATTTGGGAGTTTTTAAGTATTTTGTTTTTGCTTGGGAGTTGTTCTCTGATTTAAAGATTGGCTTTGGTTTCCCTGGATTGGAATGGAAACCGGAAATTTTGTTACCCATTGGGATTTCTTTTTATACCTTTCACAACATCAGTTATTTGATTGAGGTTTACGATGGACGCATTTTGCCATGTAAGAACTTCTTTACATTTGCCATCTATGATTTGTTTTTCCCTCTATTGTTACTTGGTCCAATCGAGAGACCGGGTAATCTCATTCCACAAATAGAATCTAAACAAACAATCGCAAGTGAAAATATTTGGAATGGGGTCTCCCTTTTTATTTGGGGGGTTTTTATTAAGTCCACGATTGCCGATCCATTCTCCAGGTATGTGGAAATTCATGCCTTATCATTTGAAACTTTGGAACCAGGAATTTTATGGGTTGTGGCTCCAGTGATAGCATTTCAAGTTTATGCAGACTTTTTTGGTTATTCCCTTTGTGCCATGGGCCTTGCAGAAATGATGGGTTTTCGTTTGATGAATAATTTTAAACGCCCATTTTTTTCTTCAAATCCATCAGAATTTTGGTCCAAATGGCATATTTCCCTTTCCACTTGGTTGCGTGATTACGTTTACATTAGGTTAGGTGGTAATAGGCATGGTTTCTTTCGGGAAAATGCAAACCTAATGATTGTATGGTTTTTGGCGGGAATTTGGCATGGGGCAGGTTACGGTTTTGTTATTTGGGGAGTGTATTTGGGACTTTGTTTGGTCCTATATCGTTGTTTAAAACAGTATGGATTTGTAAAAGAGAATAGTCGCCTTCAATCCATTTTAGGAACGATTTTAACCTTTTATACTTTTTCTTTAGGACTTCTTTTATTTCGCATTCATTCTCCTTCAGAAACAAAGTTAATCATTGGTAATTTATCTCATCTTCCAGAGATATCTTCTATTCCTTTGATGATCCTTCTCACTTCGATCCCTTTACTTGCATTTGATTTTTGGCAAGAGAGATTACAAACGGAACGTCCCACCTTTTTTATTTCATCGAAACCTTATCCATTTCTTTTGATGTTCTTTATTTTGTTTCTTTGGTTTTCCTTATTTTCTCCTTTTGGGAAACAGGATTTTTTCTATTTTCAGTTTTAA